One genomic window of Citrobacter sp. Marseille-Q6884 includes the following:
- a CDS encoding glycosyltransferase — protein MVENMPEFSVLISLYNNEKSSYLDDCFNSLFIQTLPASEIVLVLDGPISKNLMTVVEKWKGKLPLKIFPITVNVGLGKALNYGLNKCCNDIVCRMDTDDICIPERFEKQINYLVKHPDLCALGSAIQEFNGKDKGKIRFSKAGHNNIVNYAKRRNPLNHMTVVFRKKYVLDVGGYLHHLYMEDYNLWLRLISAGYELDNLEEPLVNARVGEGMIKRRKGWRYIQSEYKLYMLKKQLGIDLGISAFSVLLIRASPRILPQCILSKLYFFLRK, from the coding sequence ATGGTTGAAAATATGCCAGAGTTTTCCGTTCTTATTTCATTATATAACAATGAAAAAAGTTCATATCTCGATGATTGCTTTAATAGCTTATTTATTCAGACGTTGCCAGCATCAGAAATTGTTTTAGTCTTGGATGGGCCAATTAGTAAAAATCTAATGACGGTTGTTGAAAAGTGGAAAGGGAAATTACCTCTTAAAATCTTTCCTATCACTGTCAATGTTGGGTTGGGTAAGGCATTAAATTATGGCCTAAATAAATGTTGCAATGATATCGTTTGCAGAATGGATACTGATGATATATGTATTCCAGAGCGGTTTGAAAAACAAATTAATTACCTTGTTAAACATCCAGATCTTTGTGCACTTGGTTCTGCTATTCAGGAGTTTAATGGAAAGGATAAAGGCAAAATAAGATTTTCTAAAGCTGGGCACAATAATATTGTCAACTATGCGAAAAGAAGAAACCCATTAAATCATATGACTGTTGTCTTTAGGAAGAAATATGTTTTAGATGTGGGGGGGTATCTGCATCACCTGTACATGGAGGATTACAATTTATGGCTACGACTAATTTCCGCTGGTTATGAACTGGATAATCTGGAAGAGCCTTTAGTCAACGCGAGAGTTGGTGAGGGAATGATAAAACGTAGAAAAGGTTGGAGATATATCCAATCAGAATATAAATTGTATATGTTAAAAAAACAGTTAGGGATTGACTTGGGCATTTCTGCATTTAGTGTCTTGTTAATTAGGGCGTCGCCAAGAATTCTGCCACAATGCATTTTATCAAAATTATATTTTTTTCTTCGAAAATGA
- a CDS encoding glycosyltransferase has translation MKKIAIVTDSVSHGGVARVALTLLDIFLKNNIDCVIYTVYDENDSEERPEVILNKNRKGYLSRLSEISQDIKKKKYTHVFILTTGKLSVFLSPFLMRTNFKKFVCEHISFESYSSSLQFLKRITYHVYKNVIVLTSHDHNLLQAKNLNVKCIHNPCPFRNDVSCKTENNKRYLAVGHLIPRKGYARLLNIWQRYVHNGGRGTLSIVGDGPLKKKLLAMIDERQIKNVIFLGNIEDMESIYKRHDVLLCSAHAEGLPMTFIEAQYFSLPVISYNIKTGPSEIIVNGKNGYLINNNNETLFVASMFQSEDNKTYKQLAKNSAVLAEGYSYDKIFEKWSLLIDG, from the coding sequence ATGAAAAAAATAGCTATTGTTACAGACTCCGTATCACACGGAGGTGTTGCTCGTGTAGCTCTAACGTTACTTGATATCTTTTTGAAGAACAATATCGATTGTGTAATCTATACAGTATATGATGAGAACGATTCTGAAGAAAGACCTGAGGTTATTTTGAATAAGAATAGGAAAGGTTATTTAAGTCGTTTATCAGAAATATCTCAAGATATAAAAAAGAAAAAATATACACATGTTTTTATTTTAACAACTGGTAAGCTATCAGTTTTTCTATCTCCTTTCTTAATGAGAACAAATTTCAAGAAATTTGTTTGTGAACATATAAGCTTTGAAAGTTATTCATCTTCCTTACAATTTTTGAAAAGGATAACTTATCATGTGTACAAAAATGTTATTGTATTAACTTCTCATGATCATAATTTATTGCAAGCAAAAAATCTTAATGTCAAATGCATTCATAACCCTTGTCCCTTTAGAAATGATGTTTCTTGTAAGACAGAAAACAATAAAAGGTATTTGGCTGTTGGACATCTTATACCCAGAAAAGGATATGCCCGTTTGCTGAATATATGGCAGCGTTATGTACACAACGGAGGACGAGGGACTTTAAGTATTGTAGGAGATGGACCTCTTAAAAAAAAATTACTGGCTATGATTGATGAACGACAAATTAAAAATGTGATATTTCTTGGTAACATAGAGGATATGGAGTCAATTTATAAAAGACATGATGTATTACTATGCTCAGCACATGCTGAGGGATTACCAATGACATTTATTGAAGCGCAATACTTCTCTTTGCCTGTAATTTCATATAATATTAAAACTGGGCCATCAGAAATTATTGTTAATGGAAAAAACGGGTACCTGATTAATAATAATAATGAAACTCTCTTCGTGGCAAGCATGTTTCAGAGTGAAGATAATAAAACATATAAGCAATTGGCGAAAAACTCCGCAGTTTTAGCCGAAGGATATTCTTATGATAAAATTTTTGAGAAATGGAGTTTATTAATTGATGGTTGA
- a CDS encoding CDP-glycerol glycerophosphotransferase family protein codes for MNFLIIRVIVRLLSICIPPKKGLFIYGSWFGNKYGDNSKAFFEYMSNNSDDDNYWFTKNKDVAARISAAGFKTLYGMNFRSIIVHLRAEAVFCNCSVNSDLLGQFLNRKTKVFNLWHGTPIKKIGKDAIATELNVTKLGISKQSFLISGIKKIIPHGVYSFFKLDTYYLASSATVSSILQSAMDIDKNKVIVCGYPKLDKCFQKKLEKKIDQIKILYAPTYRGDYNSELDILTLFGFNTERARKVLKENNANLTIRLHPANKLPEFLVKNINDIDCIVIDNSEDVYETLCDYSLIVTDFSSIYFDALAVGVNALIAPFGLQDYLQNDRELYFSLKDLYPGTMPYSWDDFFDNFSYYMTENMKDLSQVRTQFYDYPFTPCSRDLVHHVNSILDRDFVNEKHSEKY; via the coding sequence ATGAATTTTTTAATTATTAGAGTTATTGTTCGTTTGCTGTCAATCTGTATACCGCCTAAAAAAGGACTTTTTATATACGGCAGTTGGTTCGGTAACAAATATGGTGATAATTCAAAAGCTTTTTTCGAATACATGTCAAATAACTCAGATGATGATAATTATTGGTTTACAAAAAATAAAGATGTTGCAGCTAGAATTAGTGCTGCTGGCTTTAAAACTCTGTACGGTATGAATTTCAGAAGTATTATAGTGCATTTACGTGCAGAAGCCGTATTTTGTAATTGTTCAGTGAACTCTGATTTACTTGGACAATTTCTGAATCGAAAAACGAAAGTATTTAATCTTTGGCACGGCACACCAATAAAGAAAATTGGTAAGGACGCGATTGCGACTGAGTTAAATGTAACTAAACTTGGTATCTCAAAGCAAAGTTTTTTAATTTCTGGTATTAAAAAAATAATACCTCATGGTGTTTATAGTTTTTTTAAACTCGATACTTACTACCTAGCAAGTTCTGCTACAGTTTCCTCTATACTACAAAGCGCTATGGATATTGATAAAAATAAAGTAATAGTATGTGGGTATCCTAAACTAGACAAGTGTTTTCAAAAGAAGCTCGAAAAAAAAATTGACCAAATTAAAATACTCTATGCACCTACATATAGAGGAGATTATAATAGTGAATTAGATATTTTAACACTGTTTGGATTTAATACAGAAAGAGCTAGAAAAGTTTTAAAGGAAAATAATGCAAATTTAACTATAAGGCTACACCCGGCAAATAAGTTACCTGAATTCTTGGTGAAAAACATTAACGATATAGATTGTATTGTTATAGACAATTCTGAAGATGTCTACGAAACTCTGTGCGATTATAGTTTAATAGTTACTGATTTTTCTAGTATCTATTTTGATGCTCTGGCTGTCGGTGTGAATGCTTTAATCGCACCGTTTGGTTTACAGGACTATCTGCAAAACGACCGAGAGTTGTATTTTTCGCTTAAAGATCTATATCCAGGTACTATGCCATATAGTTGGGATGATTTTTTTGATAACTTTTCTTACTATATGACTGAAAATATGAAAGATCTTTCTCAAGTAAGGACGCAATTTTATGATTATCCCTTTACTCCTTGCTCAAGGGATCTTGTGCATCATGTAAATTCAATACTTGACAGAGATTTTGTTAATGAAAAGCACAGTGAGAAATACTAG
- a CDS encoding glycosyltransferase family 2 protein, protein MKNTPKISVLIPAYNVEQWVEESLLSILRQTYENLEVIVVDDCSTDKTYELIKGMAARDSRIVSLRNSSNLGIVGTLNYGLRYCTGDYILRHDADDVSESNRITEQLSCLIENKLDLVGTQMLPIDNEGNIIGPISKLPLSHEMIARIANLISPLTHVWLCKRDIYNKLEGYRNIPYAEDFDFVLRAIDAGFKCGNTFSALTRIRHRPGNTSDVASLSQRRGHFYALKLHKQRLKTGIDRYNISDSEKILESNKIVALAHSKSTKMLSTAYRSNNKLITILYVICSCALSYYNTHYIFSRILAKRIVSK, encoded by the coding sequence TTGAAAAACACACCTAAAATAAGCGTGTTAATTCCGGCTTATAATGTAGAACAATGGGTTGAAGAGTCACTTTTGAGTATACTTAGGCAGACCTATGAGAATCTAGAGGTTATAGTTGTTGATGACTGTTCTACAGATAAAACATATGAATTAATTAAAGGGATGGCTGCGCGGGATTCGAGAATAGTTTCTTTAAGAAACAGTAGCAATCTAGGAATAGTTGGGACTCTTAACTATGGCTTAAGATATTGTACAGGTGACTATATATTGCGGCATGATGCTGATGATGTTTCTGAATCAAATAGGATCACCGAACAACTTAGCTGTTTAATAGAAAATAAATTGGACCTTGTTGGTACTCAAATGTTGCCAATTGATAACGAGGGAAACATTATTGGTCCCATAAGCAAACTACCGTTATCTCATGAAATGATTGCTAGAATAGCAAATCTCATTTCGCCACTAACCCATGTATGGTTGTGCAAGAGAGATATATATAATAAATTAGAGGGGTACCGGAATATACCATATGCTGAAGATTTCGATTTTGTTCTCAGGGCTATAGATGCTGGATTTAAATGTGGCAATACATTTTCAGCATTAACTAGAATAAGGCATAGACCTGGTAATACTAGTGATGTTGCAAGCCTTTCCCAGCGAAGAGGACATTTTTATGCTTTGAAATTGCATAAGCAAAGGTTAAAAACAGGTATAGATAGATATAATATTTCTGATAGTGAAAAAATATTAGAGTCAAATAAAATAGTTGCTCTGGCTCATAGTAAATCAACAAAAATGTTGAGCACCGCATATCGAAGTAATAATAAACTAATTACCATTCTATATGTTATCTGCTCATGTGCTTTGTCTTACTATAACACACATTATATTTTCTCAAGAATTTTGGCAAAAAGAATCGTATCAAAATGA